The genomic segment AGCCATGATTAATTGGCCCGCTTTTTCTTCGTCTAGTTCTTCAATATCGCTGATCTCGTCTACGCCTTGCTCCGCTAGCGCTTCAAGATCGGTAATACCGCGACTTGCCAATGTATAGGCAACATGGCGTTCCATACCGGCTAAACTTAATAGCTCTTCTTTTGGTTCAGAGGCTTCCAATGTCTCTTCGTTGGCTAACGCTTGCGTGGTTAATGCTGCGCGCGCTCTGCTACGTAAATCTTCAACGATGTCTTCATCAAGGCCGTCAATTTCAAGTAGCTCATTAATGGGTACATAAGCAATTTCTTCAAGCGTAGAGAAACCTTCATCAACCAATACCGCGGCGAATTCTTCGTCAATATCAAGACCATTGACGAAAACAGCCAGTACTTTAGAATTTTCTTCTTCGTGTTTGGCATTTAAGTCTTCAACTGTCATCACGTTCAACTCCCAGCCCGTAAGCTGAGCGGCTAAACGTACGTTTTGACCACTACGGCCAATTGCTTGTGCTAAGTTGTCAGACTCAACCGCAACATCCATAGTGTGGTTATCTTCATCAACTACAATTGATGCCACTTCAGCTGGTGCCATAGCATTGATAACAAACTGTGCTGGGTTGTCGTCCCACAGCACGATATCAACGCGCTCACCGCTTAGCTCACTGCTTACCGCTTGAACTCGTGAGCCCCGCATACCAACACATGCCCCCACTGGGTCCAAGCGTTTGTCATTGGTTTTCACTGCGATTTTAGCTCGTGAACCAGGATCGCGAGCCGCAGCTTTGATTTCTAATGTTTCTTCAGCAATTTCAGGCACTTCCAGTCTGAACAGCTCGACCAACATGTCTGGGTGAGTACGGCTAATAAATAACTGTGCTCCGCGCGCTTCAGGTCGAATAACGTAAAGTAAACCACGAACACGGTCACCTGGACGGAAAGTTTCTCGAGGTAGCATGTCATCGCGGTAAATAACGCCTTCAGCATTATTACCTAAATCGATAATAATATTATCGCGGTTAACCTTTTTGACTGTACCGGTAATTAAATCACCAACACGTTCTTCGTATTCTGCCATCACTTGAGCGCGCTCAGCTTCACGTACCTTTTGTACGATGACTTGCTTAGCCGTTTGCGTCGTTATACGGTCAAATTTAATGGACTCGATTTGATCTTCAACATATTCACCTAATTGAATATCTGGCTCGTCAATTTGAGCTGCAGACAAGGTCATTTCAGCAAATGGATTCTCTTGCTTTTGATCATCAGCGATAACCATCCAACGACGGAATGTATCGAAATCACCTGTAACGCGGTCGATAGATACTCGAACTTCAATCTCGCCTTCAGTTTTCTTTTTAGTAGCACTTGCAATGGCGAACTCTAACGCTTCAAAGATTTTTTCTCTTGGAACTTGTTTTTCATTTGAAACGGCTTCCGCCACTAACAAAATTTCTTTATTCATGATTGCCTCACTGATTATTCTTTAGCAAAAGCCTTTATGGCCATCTACTCAATCAAACGTTGGAACAACATTGCCTTTTTCAATATTGGCAAAGGCCAATACAAATTCTTGGTTATCGACTTCAATAGTTAGCATGCCATCAGCTTCAGACAATAATTTACCTTTGAAATTACGTCTGTCTCCCATTGGCATTTTCAATCGTAATGTGACGACTTCACCCACTGAATCAATATAATGCTGTAACTTAAATAAGGGACGTTCCATGCCCGGTGAGGACACTTCTAAGTTGTATTCGGTATTAATAGGGTCTTCCACGTCAAGCACAGCACTTACTTGGTGGCTTACCTCTGCGCAATGATCCACCGTAATACCATCGGGGTGATCAATGTAAACGCGCATGGTTGAGTGTTTTCCTGCGCGAACAAATTCAATCCCCACCATCTCAAAACCAAGGGCTTCGACAGGTGCGGTCAACATTTCAGTTAATTTCTGTTCTAGTTGTGACAAAACTCACGCTCCAAAAACGAAAAAAGGGCCATCAGCCCAGAGTAAATTAAAAACAGGATAAAAAGGATAACAAAAAGCCCCGTACAAGCGGGGCTTTTTGTTTCTGGACCCTAGTCCACTATTCTCACCGAAAATTGACTGAATGCCAAGTTTCAAAAAGTGGTTGCGGGAGCAGGATTTGAACCTACGACCTTCGGGTTATGAGCCCGACGAGCTACCAGACTGCTCCATCCCGCGCTTGAAATCTTTGTCGATAACAACACATCGTAATGTGTGTCGCGTCTCGAGTGGGGCGTATTATACATAGCTAACGGGACGGTGCAAGTGTTGTGAAGCATAAATCACAAATTAATCCAGAAGTTTAATTGCTCTGTATACAATTCATACAAATCAGCTGGTTACGTGTTGCCCTAAACGTGGAAAAGATCCATTTTAGCCGCCAGTTTAAAGTCCAACTCACTTAAACCACCCACGTCGTGCGTTGTTAAA from the Paraglaciecola mesophila genome contains:
- the nusA gene encoding transcription termination factor NusA, with protein sequence MNKEILLVAEAVSNEKQVPREKIFEALEFAIASATKKKTEGEIEVRVSIDRVTGDFDTFRRWMVIADDQKQENPFAEMTLSAAQIDEPDIQLGEYVEDQIESIKFDRITTQTAKQVIVQKVREAERAQVMAEYEERVGDLITGTVKKVNRDNIIIDLGNNAEGVIYRDDMLPRETFRPGDRVRGLLYVIRPEARGAQLFISRTHPDMLVELFRLEVPEIAEETLEIKAAARDPGSRAKIAVKTNDKRLDPVGACVGMRGSRVQAVSSELSGERVDIVLWDDNPAQFVINAMAPAEVASIVVDEDNHTMDVAVESDNLAQAIGRSGQNVRLAAQLTGWELNVMTVEDLNAKHEEENSKVLAVFVNGLDIDEEFAAVLVDEGFSTLEEIAYVPINELLEIDGLDEDIVEDLRSRARAALTTQALANEETLEASEPKEELLSLAGMERHVAYTLASRGITDLEALAEQGVDEISDIEELDEEKAGQLIMAARNIVWFNEE
- the rimP gene encoding ribosome maturation factor RimP — translated: MSQLEQKLTEMLTAPVEALGFEMVGIEFVRAGKHSTMRVYIDHPDGITVDHCAEVSHQVSAVLDVEDPINTEYNLEVSSPGMERPLFKLQHYIDSVGEVVTLRLKMPMGDRRNFKGKLLSEADGMLTIEVDNQEFVLAFANIEKGNVVPTFD